A window from Malania oleifera isolate guangnan ecotype guangnan chromosome 7, ASM2987363v1, whole genome shotgun sequence encodes these proteins:
- the LOC131159889 gene encoding geranylgeranyl pyrophosphate synthase 7, chloroplastic-like gives MASLPTISADNILLPKHHSNGALKYLSKKPPAAYNPMKKIQAAHNTAPSSSSLPNPSFPLHDSTNSTALGQPSFHFESYMAEKAARVNQALDKAVPPTTQHPTKIHEAMRYSLLAGGKRVRPILSIASCELVGGDEALAMAVACAVEMIHTMSLIHDDLPCMDNDELRRGKPANHVVFGEDMAILAGDALLSLAFQHVTTSPGNVSWDRVARAVAELGSAVGSEGLVAGQVADLCGEGKEVSLEELEYIHLHKTAKLLEAAAVCGVIMGGGGEEEVERLRKYARCIGLLFQVVDDVLDMTKSSEELGKTAGKDLAKDKATYPKLMGLEGTKKFAGLLAAQAMEGLACFDAARAAPLHHLANYIANRRN, from the coding sequence ATGGCATCCCTTCCAACCATCTCTGCTGACAATATACTTCTTCCCAAACACCATTCCAATGGCGCCCTTAAATATCTTTCCAAGAAGCCGCCTGCAGCCTACAATCCCATGAAGAAAATCCAAGCTGCTCATAATACTGCACCTTCATCCTCATCTTTGCCGAACCCATCCTTCCCTCTCCACGACTCCACAAACAGCACCGCCCTCGGCCAACCGTCCTTCCACTTTGAAAGCTACATGGCCGAGAAGGCTGCGAGGGTAAACCAAGCCCTCGACAAGGCGGTGCCGCCTACCACCCAACACCCGACCAAAATCCATGAGGCAATGAGATACTCCCTCCTCGCCGGCGGCAAGCGTGTCCGCCCCATCCTGTCTATTGCTTCGTGTGAGCTGGTTGGAGGGGACGAGGCTCTTGCCATGGCCGTTGCTTGCGCCGTGGAGATGATCCACACCATGTCGCTAATCCACGACGACCTCCCCTGCATGGACAACGACGAACTCCGTCGAGGAAAGCCTGCCAACCACGTGGTGTTCGGTGAAGACATGGCAATTTTGGCTGGGGACGCCCTCCTGTCCCTCGCCTTCCAACACGTAACCACTAGCCCGGGGAATGTCTCATGGGACCGAGTGGCTCGAGCCGTCGCCGAGCTGGGCTCAGCAGTGGGCTCGGAAGGGCTGGTGGCGGGGCAGGTGGCGGACCTATGCGGGGAAGGGAAAGAAGTGAGTTTGGAGGAGTTGGAGTATATCCACCTGCACAAGACGGCAAAGCTGCTGGAGGCAGCGGCAGTATGTGGGGTGATCATGGGAGGGGGAGGTGAGGAAGAAGTTGAGAGGCTGAGGAAGTATGCAAGGTGCATAGGGCTGCTGTTTCAAGTGGTGGATGATGTATTGGACATGACGAAGTCGTCGGAGGAGTTGGGGAAGACTGCCGGGAAAGATTTGGCAAAGGACAAGGCGACGTATCCAAAGCTGATGGGGTTGGAGGGGACCAAGAAATTTGCGGGGCTGCTGGCAGCGCAGGCCATGGAAGGGCTTGCCTGTTTTGACGCTGCGAGGGCTGCTCCTCTGCATCATTTAGCAAACTACATTGCCAATCGACGGAATTAA